In one window of Hymenobacter nivis DNA:
- a CDS encoding IS1 family transposase, producing the protein MRTFVGRRKRKVWLWLAVERASRRIVAWMLGCRGAATARRLWAALPRPYRYHCATSGRHTRLSRPTTAVQVVQS; encoded by the coding sequence ATGCGAACGTTTGTTGGCCGTCGCAAGCGCAAAGTCTGGCTCTGGCTGGCCGTGGAGCGGGCCTCGCGCCGCATCGTGGCCTGGATGCTCGGCTGTCGGGGTGCCGCGACGGCCCGCCGCTTGTGGGCGGCGTTGCCCCGCCCTTACCGCTACCACTGCGCTACCAGTGGGAGGCATACGCGCCTGTCTCGTCCGACTACAGCTGTACAGGTTGTCCAATCCTGA
- a CDS encoding aldo/keto reductase, translated as MAAITATYPATFTIGGDLTVNRLGYGAMRITGEGIWGPPADHDESIRVLRRAVELGVNFIDTADSYGPSVSEELIAEALRPYAKGLVIGTKGGLLRTGPNQWPIDASPKHLEEALHGSLKRLKLDQIDLYQLHRVDPNVPFEDTLKFLQKAQQDGYIKHIGLSEVDVDQLKKAQEFVEIVSVQNMYSVDNRKWEPVLDYTCAHNIAFIPWFPLSGGNKEALAALDQIAKKYGATQQQIALSWLLHRSPNILLIPGTSKVKHLEENMKTAKIQLSSEDMAALDKIKAA; from the coding sequence CGCCTCGGCTACGGGGCCATGCGCATCACTGGCGAAGGTATTTGGGGGCCCCCGGCCGACCACGACGAGTCCATCCGCGTGCTGCGGCGGGCCGTGGAGCTGGGCGTGAACTTCATCGACACGGCCGACAGCTATGGGCCCAGCGTATCGGAAGAGCTGATTGCCGAGGCGCTGCGCCCCTACGCCAAGGGCCTGGTCATCGGTACGAAGGGTGGGCTGCTGCGCACGGGCCCCAACCAGTGGCCCATCGATGCCAGCCCCAAGCACCTGGAGGAAGCGCTGCACGGCAGCCTCAAGCGCCTGAAGCTCGATCAGATTGACCTGTACCAGCTCCACCGCGTGGACCCAAACGTGCCGTTTGAAGACACGCTGAAGTTCTTGCAAAAGGCCCAGCAGGATGGCTATATCAAGCACATTGGCCTATCGGAAGTCGATGTAGACCAGCTCAAAAAGGCCCAGGAATTTGTGGAAATCGTGTCGGTGCAGAACATGTACAGCGTCGATAACCGCAAGTGGGAGCCGGTGCTCGACTACACCTGTGCGCACAATATCGCCTTCATTCCGTGGTTCCCGCTCTCGGGCGGCAACAAGGAGGCCCTGGCGGCCCTCGACCAAATTGCCAAAAAATACGGCGCCACCCAGCAGCAAATTGCCCTGAGCTGGCTGCTGCATCGCTCGCCCAATATCCTGCTCATCCCCGGCACCTCAAAGGTAAAGCACTTGGAAGAGAATATGAAAACCGCTAAAATTCAGCTCTCATCGGAAGACATGGCTGCCTTGGATAAAATAAAAGCGGCCTAG
- a CDS encoding DUF4136 domain-containing protein, with product MSLPFQLLKKPLLALALGLAAGAPAWAQATQTDQKTDTDFTRYKTYNFMDEAARNDSASADLGANIFDLKRAVVHEMEARGYQRAAQPDLLVNIGISTRLLTQTRETNFLNDGAPYYIGQRNYRWQAQNIPVGHYRAGTATIDVVDAARREQVWQGTTTTILSRKPNKAAQQIDKGVAEAFAKFPARAR from the coding sequence ATGTCCCTTCCTTTCCAATTACTGAAAAAACCGTTGCTCGCGCTAGCCCTGGGGCTGGCGGCGGGCGCGCCCGCGTGGGCCCAGGCCACGCAAACCGACCAAAAGACCGACACCGACTTCACGCGCTACAAAACATACAACTTTATGGACGAAGCGGCGCGCAACGATTCTGCGTCGGCGGATTTAGGCGCAAATATTTTTGACTTGAAGCGGGCCGTGGTCCACGAAATGGAGGCCCGCGGCTACCAGCGCGCCGCCCAGCCCGACCTGCTGGTGAACATCGGCATCTCCACCCGGCTGCTGACCCAAACCCGCGAAACCAACTTCCTGAACGACGGGGCCCCGTACTACATCGGCCAGCGCAACTACCGCTGGCAGGCCCAAAATATACCCGTGGGCCATTACCGCGCGGGCACCGCCACCATCGACGTGGTGGACGCCGCCCGCCGGGAGCAGGTGTGGCAGGGCACCACCACCACTATCCTCTCGCGCAAGCCCAACAAAGCCGCCCAGCAAATTGACAAGGGCGTGGCCGAGGCATTTGCCAAGTTCCCGGCGCGCGCGCGCTAG
- a CDS encoding phosphatase PAP2 family protein translates to MLLNLDTSIIWKLNAVAARFPSLSRFVHFVGSNELFQGGVIFVAAVWWLWFKDETSSEERKRSNQEIIIGILVGCLLGVLAKRVLTHVLPFRTRPVFATELHLTSLFQLPAGLDRRTSFPSDHATLVFSLATGFFFRSRWIGTWALLYAILVVCFPRVFLGYHYPSDILVGGLVGAGAACLANLPIVRRTFYRPVLAWQVQYPALFYMYLFLLTYQIATLFSDLRVLLGSLLHLG, encoded by the coding sequence ATGTTGCTCAACCTTGATACTAGCATTATTTGGAAGCTCAATGCTGTCGCGGCGAGATTTCCTTCCCTAAGCAGATTCGTCCACTTTGTCGGCAGCAATGAGTTGTTCCAAGGGGGGGTGATATTCGTGGCGGCAGTATGGTGGCTATGGTTTAAAGACGAGACGAGCTCGGAGGAGCGCAAACGCAGCAACCAGGAGATCATCATCGGTATCTTGGTGGGGTGCTTGCTTGGGGTGCTTGCCAAGCGCGTGCTCACGCACGTTCTGCCCTTCCGCACGCGTCCCGTCTTCGCGACCGAACTGCACCTGACCTCGCTTTTTCAGCTGCCGGCCGGCCTGGACCGCAGAACCTCGTTTCCGAGCGACCACGCCACGCTGGTTTTTTCGCTGGCTACGGGCTTCTTTTTTCGCTCGCGATGGATCGGCACCTGGGCCTTGCTGTACGCAATACTGGTGGTGTGTTTTCCGCGGGTGTTCCTGGGTTATCATTATCCGAGCGACATCCTGGTGGGGGGGCTGGTGGGAGCCGGGGCGGCGTGCTTGGCCAACTTGCCTATCGTGCGGCGCACCTTCTACCGGCCCGTTCTCGCCTGGCAGGTACAGTACCCGGCTTTGTTTTACATGTACTTGTTCCTGCTTACTTACCAGATCGCCACCCTCTTCAGCGACTTACGGGTACTGCTCGGCTCCTTGCTTCACCTCGGGTAG
- a CDS encoding transposase has product MEEHIRALLRRFQYSAQFKETAVFRIVFGGEEPSQVMADLDIHNSYTLRNWVSLYQRKVQTGLFVSPAMTRTKKRDVHALQQRNGELEEALQQANLLILALHPMVEVAEQELKLPIRKKFGTKRSGNSRKTKSCGCASLTCAPI; this is encoded by the coding sequence ATGGAAGAGCACATTCGCGCCTTGCTCCGGCGCTTTCAGTACAGCGCGCAATTCAAAGAAACGGCGGTGTTCCGCATTGTCTTTGGGGGCGAAGAGCCCAGCCAGGTAATGGCCGACCTGGATATCCACAACAGCTATACGTTGCGCAACTGGGTAAGCCTCTACCAGCGCAAGGTGCAGACGGGCTTGTTCGTTAGTCCGGCGATGACGCGAACGAAAAAACGGGACGTGCACGCCTTGCAGCAGCGCAACGGCGAGTTGGAAGAAGCACTCCAGCAGGCCAATCTGTTGATTTTAGCCCTCCACCCGATGGTGGAGGTGGCCGAGCAAGAATTGAAACTACCCATCCGAAAAAAGTTTGGCACCAAACGGTCCGGAAACTCCAGGAAAACGAAATCGTGCGGGTGCGCGTCGCTCACCTGCGCCCCCATATGA